The Candidatus Tectomicrobia bacterium DNA window CGTCCTCCTGTTCGACGAGCCGCTGAGCAACCTCGACGCCAAGCTCCGCGAGCAGATGCGGCTCGAGCTCACCCGCCTCGTGCGCGAGCTTGGCATCACGTCCGTCTACGTCACCCACGACCAGGCCGAGGCCATGGTGATGAGCGACCGCATCATCGTCATGCACATGGGGCGAATCCAGCAGGAGGGCCCGCCCCAGGCCATCTACGACGAGCCGGTCAACCGCTTCGTGGCGGATTTCATCGGGGTGACGAACCTGCTCGACGGGACGGTGGCGGGCCGCGAGGGCGACGGCGGCGTCTGGGTCGAGGTGCCGGAGGCGGGCGCACGGCTCCTGTGCGGCCGCGGCGCCGAGGGCGCCGAGGCCGGCTCCCGCGTCACGATCAGCGTCCGCCCCGAGCACGTCTCCTTGAACGGGGGCGCCGAGGGGACGAACCGGCTCGAGGGCAAGGTGACCGAGGCCATCTACCTGGGCCAGTCCTGGGACTGCCGGGTTCAGGTGAGGGATGTCAGCATCCGGGTGCAGGCGCAGGGCGAGGTGTCGGTGCGCCCGGGCCAGCAGGTGGCGCTGGGGGTGCTCCCCCGGCGATGCGTGCTCCTTCGGGGATAATGCGCCGGCCCGCCGGGCCGGCGGAGAAGCTGGACAAAGGGGGAGGAGGGATCATGAAAGCGCGAATGATGATTTGGCTGGGAGCGGCCGTGGCGGCGCTCGCGCTGTCCGTCCCGGCCGGTGCGGCGGATGCGCCGATCCTGAAGGAGCTGAGCGGGGCCGAGCGGGAGCGGGTGGCCAAGCTCATCGAGGGGGCGAAGAAGGAGGGCAACCTCGACTACATGTCCCACTTCGTGCAGGTCGGCACGGCCCGCGTGATGGAGGCCGAGTTCAAGAGGCTCTACGGCCTTGCGGGCCACAAGTTCAACTTCTCGGACCGGACCACCTCGATCATCATCCGGCGGGTGGAGGAGGAAATCCGGGCGAACAAGGTGACGGCGGACGTCCTGCTCGTCTCGTCCGTCTCCTGGCTCCATTCCCTGAAGCGGCGGGGGGAGCTGATGAAGTACGTTTCCCCCGAGGACAAGCACTACGCCCCCGCCGAGAAGGCCAAGATGAACGGTGACGGCCACTGGGTGGCCGACGCGCAGCTCAACACCATCTCGGTCAATCAGAGCATCCTGCCCGGCGTGACCGTCAGCAGCTGGCACGACCTGCTGAACCCGAAGTTCCAGGGCAAGATCCTGGTGGGCGACGCCAGCCGGACCGAGACCTACACCCTCGTCTACATGGGCTGGCGGCAGGTGCTCCCCAAGGAGTTCTTCCAGAAGCTGGCCGCCCAGAAGACGGGCCTCATCCTCCGGGGGCCCGAGCAGCGCCGCGCCGTCATGTCGGGCGAGTACGCCATCGGCACCACCATCATGGCCCGCCACAACATGGTGGCCCAGAAGGAAGGGGTGAAGATGGTCCCCTTCTATCCCAAGGAGGGGGTGACGGCCCTGCCCATGATGTCGGCCATCCTGACGAAGGCGCCCCATCCCAACACGGCCAGGCTCTTCATCGACTTCTACCGGGGCGTGCACGGCAAGTACATCCAGATGAGCCGCGAGCCCGGCAACCTGGGCCGGCCCGAGCTGCCTCCGCATCCGGACCCGAAGGTGCAGGCGCAGCTCAAGAAGGCGTATGAGATCGCTCCGCCGATCGACAAGCTGAACGTCATCCCGATCGACTGGGAGAAGGTGACGCCGGCCGACGTGAAGAAGTGGCAGGCCGAGTTCGTCTCGATCTTCGGCAAGGGGACCAAATGAGCCCCGCGCCGGGAGGGGACTGAGCGCATGTCCTCGACCCAAGCGGCGGAGGCTCTCCCCCGGAGGGCCTCCGCCTCATGGCTCTCCCAGCGGCTGAACCTCGAGTCCGGGGTGATGGCCGGGGCCCTGGCCCTGGTCGCGGCCCTGGCCGTCATCCCCATGCTCGTCTTCTTCCAGACGAGCTTCCGCATCTACACCGAGGCGGGGCCCGAGGGGTTCACCCTTCAGAACTACTACTTGATCTTCTCCGAGCCCCTCGCGCGCGAGGCCATCTGGAACACCGTCCTCATCGCTCTCTTCTCGGCGGTATTCTCGGGCGCCCTGGGGACCTCGCTCGCCTGGTTCCACGCCCGGACGGACATGCCGCTGCGCCGCTGGCTCGAGCCCCTGACGCTGATGCCCTTCTTCCTGCCCTCGCTGGTGGGGGCGATCGCCTGGTGGGCGCTGGCCTCGCCCAAGGTGGGGATGCTGAACACCTTCCTCGTCGGCGCCCTGGGCCTCTCCGAGGCGCCCTTCAACATCTACACGCTGTGGGGGATCGTCTGGGTCCTCGTGCTCTTCGACACGCCCTACATGTACCTGTTCACCATCGGCTCGTTCAACCGGATGGACCCCTCGCTCGAGGAGTCGGCCCGCGTGTGCGGGACGGGCGTGTTCAAGACCGCCCTGCGGGTGACGCTGCCCCTCTCGCTGCCTGCCATCCTCTCGGGCGTGGTCATCATCTTCGTGACGAGCGCCGGGGTGTTCGGGGTCCCCATCGTGCTGGGAGGCCCCGGCCGCGTCCACACCCTCTCGACCCAGATGTACACCAAGATGGGGACCTTCCCGCCCGAGGCGGGCGTCTCCGCCGCGGCCGGGTGCATCCTCATGATCATCACGGCGTTCGGGCTGTGGATCCAGCGGAAGATCATCGCGCCCCGCAGCTTCGTCACCGTGACCGGCAAGGGCTACCGGCCCGCGCGCATGTCGCTCGGGCCCTGGCGCTACCTCGCCCTGGCGCTGAACCTGCTCTACGTGCTGGCGGCCGTGGTGCTGCCCGTGGGGGCGCTGCTGATGGCGTCGCTCAACCGGAACTGGTTCGGGATGTTCCGGTGGGAGCAGTTCACGCTGCGGCACTGGCAATTCATCCTGTTCGAGTACGACTACACCCTGCGCGCCATCAAGAACAGCATGTTCCTGGGCATCGCGGGCGGCTTCCTGGCCGTCGTGCTCTGCACCTTCCTCTCCATCCTGATCCACCGGGGGCGCAACCGCCGCTTCAAGTCCGTCCTGGACTACATCACCACGCTGCCCATCGGAGTGCCGGGCATCGTGATGGGGATGGCCTTCCTCATCACCTGGATCCGGACCCCGCTCTACGCCTTCCCCATGTTCCTGCTCATCCTGGGCTACATGACGCGCTACATGCCCTACGGCATCCGGACCATCTCCTCGGTGCTCCTCTCGGTGAGCCCCGAGCTGGAGGAGAGCTCCCGGGTATGCGGCGCCACCTTCCTCCGGACGCTCCGGCGGGTGACGGTGCCCCTGCTCCAGTCGGGCATCTTCGCGGCCTACCTGCTGCTCTTCATCGTCTTCATCCGGGAGCTCCCGGTCTCGGCCCTCCTCGCCACGGAGGCCAGCACCCCCATGGCGCTGGCCCTGTACATCGTGGGGGAAAACGACGGCCTCGGGGTGGTCTCGGCCTTCGCTTTGGTGCAGATTGTGCTCTTGCTGGGCGCCACGTACCTGTTCCGCCGCTTGTGGGGGCTGGAAAAGCTGTCGGTTTGATTCAGGTCTGGAACGGCCCGCCGCACTCATGGGAGGAGAAGGGATGGATTTCACGTTCACCGATGAACAGAGGGCGCTGCAGCAGCTCGCCCGGGACTTCTTCGAATCGGAGGTCCGGCCCGTCGCCGCCGAGTACGACCAGCGGGAGGACCCGCGCGACTGCGTCCCCTGGGATATCATCGAGAAGGGCTCCAAGCTGGGCCTGAGGACGCTGGGCACACCCGAGGAGTGGGGCGGAGGCGGGGCGGACCTCCTCACCCAGGCCCTGGTCATCGAGGAGATGGCCCGGGTGGACATCGGCGCCTCCAAGACCTTCAGCCACAACTGGAAGGTCTCCTCCCGCATCGCGGCCCTCTGTAGCGAGGAGCAGAAGAAGCGCTTCCTGCCCCCCTTTGTCGCGGACCACCGCTACCTCCTCTCGAACGCCGTGACCGAGCCCGACGCGGGCTCGGACAGCCACCTCCCCTACGACGTGCCCGAGGCCGGCCCCCGCTGTTTCGCCGAGCGCAACGGCAAGGGCTTCGTCATCAACGGCATGAAGAACTTCATCGCCCTGGCCGGCGTCTCCAAGCTCATCATCCTTTGGGCCCGCACCGACCGCTCCGTGGGCATCACCAAGGGGCTGAGCACCTTCATCGTGCCCCGCGACACGCCCGGCCTCTCGAACGGCCAGTTCCACGACAAGATGGGCATGCGGCTCTACAACAACGCCGAGCTCATCTTCGAGAACTGTCACGTGCCGGCGGAGAACTTGGTCGGCGAGCTGGGCCAGGCCATGCAGCAGCGGGCGGCGGTGGCGAAGGGCGGCAACATCGAGCTCATGGCCCACGCCCTGGGGTGCGCGCGCGGCGCCTACGAGCACGCCCTCGATCACGCGCGCAACCGGGTGCAGGGCCTCAAGCCCATCATCGAGCACCAGGCCATCGCCATGAAGCTGGCCGAGATGGCGATGGAGGTCGAAGTGGCCCGGGCCATGGTGTGGCGCTGCGCCTGGGCGTCCGAGCATATGACCCCCCCGGACAACCGCCTGACCGTGTTCTCGAAGGTCTTCTGCACGGAGATGGCGCTCCGGGTCACCCGCCGCGCGGTCGAGATCTTCGGCGGCATGGGCGTCATGAAGGACGGCCCGGCCGAGAAGTACCTGCGCGACGCGGCCGTGCTCCTGCACATGGACGCCACCAACCAGATCAACCTGATCAAGGTCGCCAAGCGCCTGTAGGCGCGGAGGGATGCCGGTCATGACCGTTCAACTCGTCGGGGAGTACCGCGCCCTCCAGCAGATGGCGCGCGAGTTCTGCGAGCAGGAGATCCGCCCCGTGGCCGCCGCGCGGGACCGCATCAAGGACCCGGCCAAGGTCTTCGACTGGGACCTCATCCGCAAGGGCTCGGCCCTGGGCCTGCGCACCCTGGCGGTGCCCGAGAAGTTCGGGGGGCCGGGGGTGGACCTCATGGGCCAGGCCCTCGTCATCCTCGAGCTCGCCCGCGGGGACGGGGGCGTGGCCAAGACCTTCAGCCAGTGCTGGAAGTGGACGCCCATGCTCACCGAGCTGGCGACCAAGGAGCAGCGCGAGCTCTTCCTGCCCAAGTTCATGGAGGACGACACCTATCTCCTCGGCCTGGGGGGCACCGAGCCCGACGCCGGCTCGGATAACCGCTGGCCCCCGAACGATCCCCGGGCCGGCTGGAAGACCTCGGCCGTCCGGCGCGGGGACGAGTGGGTGCTGAACGGGATGAAGCACTTCATCGCCAACGGCGGGGTGGCCAAGCTCTTCGTCATCATGGCGCGGACCGACCCCACCGTGCCGATCAGCAAGGGGACGACCATGTTCTTCGTCCCCTCCGACACGCCCGGCTTCCGCTTCGGCCGCAGGCACGACAAGGTGGGCTGGCGCTTCTACCAGAACGCCGAGCTCATCATGGAGAACTGCGTCATCCCCGACGCCTTCCGGCTGGGGGAGGTGAACAAGGGCAAGACCCAGCGCCGGGACGACGTGGCGGGCTTCAACGACGTCGAGCTCGTCGCCAACGTCCTGGGCATGGCCCAGGCCGCTTACGAGTACGCGATCGAGTACGCGCGGAACCGCGTGCAGGGCGGAAAGCCCATCATCAACCACCAGGCGGTGGGCCTCATGCTGGCCGACATGTACATGCGGCTCGAGGCGGCCCGCGCCTACCTCTTCCGCGTGGTGGAGGGCAGCATGGAGCAGGGCCACGACTACGACTCCGCCTCCAGGCAGCTCGCGAAGGTATTCGCCACCGAGACGGCCATCAGCGTCACCCAGAAGGCGCTCGAGATCTACGGCGGCGCCGGGATCATGAAGGAGAACCCGGTCGAGAAGCTCTGGCGCGACGTGAGCGTTTTCCCCCACCTCGCGGCCGACTCGGTGCAGATTCTCCGGACGGTGGAGAAGCTGCCCTAGCGGGGATCTGGGCAAGGTGTGAAGGTGAGGGGGGGCCGTCCGTAGGGGCGAACCTCGTGTTCGCCCCGTGCCGGTCGCCGGTCCGGAGGGGGCGATGACAAGCATCGCCCCTACCGGCCCTTCTTTTCATCTCAGACCGCCACATAAGCGGTGCGTCGGACCAACTTAACGGGGCCGGGTCTCGATCGATAGGAGAACGCCATGCCGGAGAAGAAGCTTTCCATCGCGGCCATCCCGGGCGACGGGGTGGGCCACGACGTGGTCCCCGTGGCGGCGGAGGTGGTCCGCGCGGCGGCGGGCGCCTGCGGGGTGCAGGTGGACGTCACCCCCTACGACTACGGCGCGGTCCGCTACCTCGAGACGGGAAAGTCCCTGCCCGAGGACGTGCCGGGCCTCGTTCGCGAGCTGGCCTCCAAGCACGACGCCATCATGTTCGGGAGCGCGGGCCTCGACCCCCGCCAGCCCAAGGACGTGAACTGCCGCGATCTCCTGGTGGGCCTGCGCTGGGTGCTCGACGGCTACGTCAACCTGCGCCCGGCCCCCCTGCTGCACCCGAGCTTCTGCCCCCTGGAGAAGAAGGTGCCCATCGACCTCGTGGTCGTCCGGGAAAACACCGAGGGGGTGATGACGCGCCTGGGCGGGAACTTCAAGAAGGGCACCCCGGACGAGGTGGCCATCCAGGAGGACATCAACACCTACAAGGGCGTGGAGCGCATCTGCCGCTACGCCTTCGAGTACGCCCGCGACCACGGCTACCCCAAGGTCACCATGGCGGACAAGCACGGCTCCCTCATCCACGCCCACGGCCTCTGGCAGCGCGTCTTCTGGGCCACGGCGGAGAAGCACCCCGGCGTCGAGGCCGAGCACAAGTTCATCGACACCCTGTGCATGGAGCTCGTCCAGCACCCGGACAAGTTCGGGGTCATCGTCACGAACAACATGTACGGCGACATCCTGAGCGACCTGTGCGCCGGCCTCGTGGGAGGCGTCGGCATCGCGGGCTCGGGCTGCATCAACCCCGGCAACACCTCGATGTTCGAGCCCGTCCACGGCACCGCGCCCGACATCGCCCTCAAGGGTATCGCCAACCCCTTCGCCGCCACGCTGGCGGGCCGGATCATGCTGGATCACCTGGGCCAGCGGAAGGCGGCCAATCTCATCTGGGAGGCGGTCAAGCTCGCGGTGAAGGAGGGTCAGGTGACCGCCGACCTGGGGGGCAAGCTGGGGACCCAGGCGGTGGGGGACTACCTCTGCAAGACCGTCCAGAAGCTCGCCGAGCGGGCCGCGTAGGGGGAAAATCCGGGCCGGTCTGCAGGGGCGGTTCGCGAACCGCCCCTACGAAATCTCGCCGGATCCGGTTGGCGGCGAGGGCGATGCGTAGGGGCGTATTGCAGTACGCCCCTACGGACGGGGGGCTGGCCCGTTGGGACGGGCGCTGTCCGAATTCATCGCGGGGAGACGCTCGATGCTCTCCCCGGGGCCCGCCCCGGCTGGGCCGGGGCTTCGCAATCATAGCGGGAGAGAGCAGAAATGGATTTCGCTTTGACGGACGAGCAGCGGGCCCTCCAGGCCATGGCCCGCGATTTCGCCACCAAGGTGGTCCGCCCCGTCGCGGCGGAGTATGACCGCAAGCCCGACCCGGCGGACTGCGTCCCCTGGGACGTGCTCGAGAAGGGCTCCAAGCTCGGCCTGCGCACCCTGGCCCTGGGCGAGAAGCACGGCGGCGGGGGCTGCGACATGCTCACCCTCTCCATCGTGGGCGAGGAGCTGGGGGCGGGCGACCTGGGCGTGGCCGCCACCTTCGACCAGACCTGGAAGTTCTCCCCCATCATCGAGCACTGGACGAACGACGAGCAGAAGGCCCGCTTCCTCCCCGGCTTCGTGAAGGACCACCGCTACCACCTGGCCACCGCCATGACCGAGCCCGACTCGGGCACCGACCACGTCCTCCCCTACGCCGTCCCCGGGAAGGGCTTGCAGACGCGGGCCGAGCGGGTGGGGGACGTCTACCGCATCAACGGCACCAAGCAGTTCATCAGCAACGGGGGCACCGCCAGCCTCTACATCGCCTACACCCGAACGGACAAGTCCAAGGGCGGCTACCACGGGATGACCGCTTTCCTCGTGCCCGCCGACGCCCCCGGCTTCAAGGTGACCCGCCGGCACGACAAGATGGGCCGCCGCCTCCTCAGCAACGGCACCCTGGTCTTCGACAACTGCGAGGTGCCGGTCAAGAACCTCCTCGGCAAGGAGAACGGGGCCGAGGAGCTGCGCACGAGCCGAATCGCGCGGGGCCGGGGCGGCTACGGGGCCACCGTCCTGGGCACGGGACGTGCCGCCTTCGAGGAGGCGGTCGAGTACTCCAAGCAGCGCGTCCAGGGCGGCAAGTTCATCGGCGAGCACCAGGCCGTGGCCCAGATGATCGGGGAGATGTACACCCGCCTGGAGACGGCGCGGATGATCCTCTGGCGCACCTCCTGGGCGGTCGACCACGCAGAGACCTTCGACCCCAAGCTCTCCTGGGCGACCAAGGTGTTCTGCTCCGAGTCCGCCTACGAGGTGTGCCGCTTGGCCCTCGAGGTTCACGGCGGCCTCGGCTACATGCGGGAGTGCCCCATCGAGAAGTACCTGCGGGACGCCATCTCCTTCCTGCACGGGGCGGGTAACAACCATATCTTCCGCATCAAGATCAGCGGGAACATCACCGGCTTCCCGGTCCACTAGGCGGGGGCGGGGGCGTTTGTAGGGGCGAACCTTGTGTTCGCCCCAGCTGCGGGAGAGGGCGATGACAAGCATCGCCCCTACGGTCGGCAAGGGGGTGCGCCCGGCCCTATAGGGCGCGAGGAGATTTCAGATGCGGGATTTCGAGGGCAAGGTCGCCATCGTGACCGGCGCGAGCCGGCGCATCGGCGCCGCCACGGCGCTGGAGTTCGGGCGCCGGGGCGCCTCCGTGGCGATGACCTACCTGACCAACAAGGACCGGGCCGAGGCCCTGGGCCGCCAGATCGAGGAGGCGGGGGGCCGGGCCCTGGTGACGCGGACCGACGTGCGCGAGCGCTCCGACATCCGCGCCCTCGTGGACCGGACGGTCGAGGCGTTCGGCGGGGTGGACATCATGGTGAATAACGCCCGCATCCTCCACCCCCGCGCGGACTTCCTGGAGATGGACTGGGAGCGCGACATGTGGCCCATGCTCCAGGTGCACCTGGCGGCGCCCTTCCACTGCTGCCAGGCCGTGGTGCCCCACATGATCAAGCGGGGCGGCGGCGCCATCCTGAACGTGCTGAGCGCCTCGTTCCGGCGGGGCGAGGGCGAGCTCCATGCCTACGCGGCGGCCAAGTCCGCCCTGCGGAGCCTGACCCTGACCCTCTCGAACGACCTGGGCCCCCACGGCATCCGCGTCAACTCCGTCTCGCCCGGGGTGGTGGAGACGGAGGAGTTCAAGACCCGCCGCACGGAGGAGCAGCGGCGGCAGGTGGTGACGGCCACCCCGATGCGCCGCATCGGGGTCCCCGAGGATGTGGCCGCGGCCATCGCCTTCCTCTGCTCGGACCGGGCGGGCTACATCACCGGGGAGGACGTGGTCATCGCCGGGGGCAGGGACAACCCGTTCTGACGGAAAGGCAATGCGCGGGGTGTCATGCTCGCAGGACGTTCGGAGAAGGTTTTTATCTGTAGGGGCGGGTTTGAAACCCGCCCCTGTTTCGCCGAAAGGTTCTATTTTTTTCTCTCCCCCTCCGGGGGAGGGTAGGGCGGGGGAAACCAATCATCTAAGCGCTGTCCTGCAGTACGCATCTTGGTTGTCGTCGAGGCGAATAAGTGAGGAGGTCCACATGAGTTCCCAGCGCGCGCCCATGCACGCGGGCGAGGCGGTGGCCGAGGCCCTTTGCGAGGAGGGCGTGGAGCGCGTGTACAGCGTCCCCGGCTCCCACATCCATCCCATCTACGACGGCCTGAGCCGGGTGAAGTCGATCCGGACGGTGACCTGCAAGATGGAGCCGAACGCCTCGCTCATGGCGGACGCCTACGGCCGCCTCACCGGAAAGCCGGGCGTGTGCCTCCTGACCGCCGGCCCCGGGGGGGTCAACTCCATGGCCGGGGTGGCGCAGGCCTACGGCGCGGCCTCGCCCATGGTGCACCTGGGCGGCGCCGTGCCCCTGAAGGCCGATATGGAGGCCTTCCACGGGGTGGACGACCCGGCCTTCGTGAACGAGATGTTCAAGAAGATCACGAAGTGGAGCGCCCGCGTCGAGCGCATCGAGGACATCCCGGGGGTGATGGCCAAGGCCTTCCACATCGCCCGGAGCGGCCGTCCGGGGCCCGTGCACGTCGAGTTCCCGCGCATCTCGGATTACGGCGAGTACATCCTCCAGGAGAAGCCCGCCGTCATCGAGCCCTACAAGCCCATCCCGGCCCAGGTGCCCAGGCCCGACCCCAAGGACGTCGAGCGCTTCGCCAGGCGCCTCATGGCGGCCAAGTCCCCCGTCCTCGCGGCGGGAAAGGGCGTCATCCGCAAGGGGGCGATGGCCGAGCTCTCGGAGCTCTCGCTGAGGCTCCAGGCGCCCGTCGTCTTCGCCCAGGACGCCATCGGGGTCATCCCGGAGGACCACCCCTTCTTCGCCGGGCACTTTTCCCACTACCGCTCCCATCCCCTGTGCGCCGACGCGATGAAGCGGTCCGACCTCGTGCTCGCGGTGGGGCTCAGGGCGGGGACGGCCGAGCTGCACGAGCTCAAGGAGCGCGCGCCGGAGAATTTGATCCTCATCGGCTTCGACGACGGCCCCAACCCGCGCTACCAGGGGGAGGACCAGCGCGTGGCCGACCCCAAGCTCTTCCTCGACGCCCTGCTGGAGAAGCTCGCGGGCCACCAGCGGCCCCGCGACGAGGCCCTCATCCAGCGCATGGCCGAGGTCAAGGCCTCGGTGCGGCGCTCCCTCGCCGAGCAGAACGCGCCTCATTTGAACGACAACCCCATCCACCCCGGGGTCCTCATGGACGCCCTGAACCGGGTGCTGGACGGCCGGGCCGTGGTCTCGAGCGACGTGGGCAACTGCCAGATGTGGGCGAGGACCTTCCGCAAGATCGCCACGCCCGAGTCCTTCATGCAGTCGGGGGTGTGGAACGCCATGAGCTACGGCCTCCCCTCGGCCATCGTGGCCAAGATGGAGTTCCCGGAGCGCGACGTGGTGGCCCTGGCCGGGGACGGCGCCTTCCTCATGACCATCGGCGACCTCCCCACCGCCGCCGAGTACGGTGCGAACATTCTCGCCGTCGTCCTGAACGACGGGGCCTTCGGCCAGACCTACATGCAGGAGTCCGGCCTCTATGGCCACACCTACGGCACCACCTTCCAGAGCCCCGACTTCGCCGGGATCGCCAAGGCCTGCGGCTGCGAGGGGATCCGCGTCTCGGACCCCAAGGACCTGGACGGCGCCCTCCGCCAGGCCAAGGCCGCCACGAAGACCCGCCCCGCCCTGGTCGAGGTCATGGTGTCGCGGAAGCCGTATCACAAGATTTGAGGCCGTAACCATAGGAACTGTCATACATATGCCATCTCTGTAGGAGCGACCGGCCGGTCGCACCTACGTAAATCGCTCCCCTCGTATTGATGCTCGCTCACAGGACCCTCGGCTCCGATTTGCCCGATATAGTCAAATTCCGGACCCTGGTGTATAAGAGGGCGTTTTCTCTTGGAGGGAGGCGCTTCGTGCGCTTTTTGTTCGTCTACCCGAACGTGCAGCGCGTCTGGGCCCCGCGGCTCGGCATCTCGGTCCTCTCGGCGGTGCTGAAGCGGAAGGGCCACGAGACGGCCCTCTACGACTCCACCATGGTGCGGGGGCCCGAAATCGCCCCGCGCTTCCTCCGCAAGGTGGAGGAGTTCCGGCCCGACGCGGTGGGCTTCAGCGTCCTCTCGAACGAGTGGGCGCTCACGCGCGACCTCCTCAGGCTCCCGGCCATCAAGTCCCTGCCCAAGATCGTGGGCGGCCACCACCCCACGGTGGACGCCGAGGGCTGCCTCAAGCACTGCGACTACGTGGTGCGGGGGGAGGGGGAGGACGCCCTGGCCGAGCTCCTGGACGCCCTGGGGAGCGGCAAGGACGCCTCCCGCATCCCCAACGTGTGGTCGCGGAACCTTCTCGGCATGGAGACGCGCAACGAGATGCGCGACCTCATCGGCGACCTGGACGACTACCCCATCCCCGACTGGAACATCTACGCCAAGGAGCACTACACCCGGAACTTCCTCATCGACGTGAAGCCCGGCACGCGCATCGTGGGCCAGTTCGAGGGGAGCCGGGGCTGCCCCTATCACTGCACCTACTGCTCGAGCCCCCACGTGATGAGTATGTACAAGGGCAAGGGCACCTGGCGGCGGGAGAAGAGCCCGCGCCGGATGATGGAGGAGATCAAGGACTTCGAGGCCAGGAACGGCCTCGACATGATCTACTTCGTGGACGAGATCTTCCTCACCCAGCTCCCGCGCCTGGAGGAGATGGCGGACGTCTTCTCCAGGCACGTGAGGAAGCCCTTCCTCTTCATGGAGCGGCCCGAGATGGTGAAGGAGGACAAGATCAAGGCGGCGGCCCGGGCGGGCGCCTACAGCATGTCCATCGGGGTGGAGAGCGGGGACGAGGAGTTCCGCAAGCGCGTCCTCAACCGCAAGATGGAGGAGGACGTGATCGTCGAGGCCTTCGCCCTGGCGCGGAAGCACGGCGTCAGGACCCACGCCTTCAACATGGTGGGGCTGCCTTACGAGGACCGAGGCCGCATCCTCGCCTCGCGCGAGCTGATGAAGCGCGTCAAGCCCGACACGGCCCAGTTCAGCATCTTCTATCCGCTGGTGGGCACGCAGCTGCGCGAGCTCTGCATCCGGGAGGGCTTCCTCGACCCGGACAACGAGATGCCCGAGAACTATTACGCCAACTCGGTGCTGAACATGCCCACCATGCCCCGCGGGGATATCATCAAGTACCAGAAGATCCTCGAGATCCTCTGCGGCCGCGAGGGCCTCTGGGCGGATTTCCTGTGGTGGATGTACGAGACCTTCCCCGTCACGCTCACCTTGCGGCGGCGGCTCAAGTTCCTCGGCGAGCCCGCCCGCTACCTGCGCACCTACGGCCTGGCGGGCAGCTTCAGGCGACTGGCCTTCAAGTTCCGCCGCCGCTTCGGCAAACTCCCTCCTGCCCAGAACGAAATCAGCCAGCCATAC harbors:
- a CDS encoding acyl-CoA/acyl-ACP dehydrogenase; this translates as MDFALTDEQRALQAMARDFATKVVRPVAAEYDRKPDPADCVPWDVLEKGSKLGLRTLALGEKHGGGGCDMLTLSIVGEELGAGDLGVAATFDQTWKFSPIIEHWTNDEQKARFLPGFVKDHRYHLATAMTEPDSGTDHVLPYAVPGKGLQTRAERVGDVYRINGTKQFISNGGTASLYIAYTRTDKSKGGYHGMTAFLVPADAPGFKVTRRHDKMGRRLLSNGTLVFDNCEVPVKNLLGKENGAEELRTSRIARGRGGYGATVLGTGRAAFEEAVEYSKQRVQGGKFIGEHQAVAQMIGEMYTRLETARMILWRTSWAVDHAETFDPKLSWATKVFCSESAYEVCRLALEVHGGLGYMRECPIEKYLRDAISFLHGAGNNHIFRIKISGNITGFPVH
- a CDS encoding SDR family oxidoreductase, with the translated sequence MRDFEGKVAIVTGASRRIGAATALEFGRRGASVAMTYLTNKDRAEALGRQIEEAGGRALVTRTDVRERSDIRALVDRTVEAFGGVDIMVNNARILHPRADFLEMDWERDMWPMLQVHLAAPFHCCQAVVPHMIKRGGGAILNVLSASFRRGEGELHAYAAAKSALRSLTLTLSNDLGPHGIRVNSVSPGVVETEEFKTRRTEEQRRQVVTATPMRRIGVPEDVAAAIAFLCSDRAGYITGEDVVIAGGRDNPF
- a CDS encoding thiamine pyrophosphate-binding protein, coding for MSSQRAPMHAGEAVAEALCEEGVERVYSVPGSHIHPIYDGLSRVKSIRTVTCKMEPNASLMADAYGRLTGKPGVCLLTAGPGGVNSMAGVAQAYGAASPMVHLGGAVPLKADMEAFHGVDDPAFVNEMFKKITKWSARVERIEDIPGVMAKAFHIARSGRPGPVHVEFPRISDYGEYILQEKPAVIEPYKPIPAQVPRPDPKDVERFARRLMAAKSPVLAAGKGVIRKGAMAELSELSLRLQAPVVFAQDAIGVIPEDHPFFAGHFSHYRSHPLCADAMKRSDLVLAVGLRAGTAELHELKERAPENLILIGFDDGPNPRYQGEDQRVADPKLFLDALLEKLAGHQRPRDEALIQRMAEVKASVRRSLAEQNAPHLNDNPIHPGVLMDALNRVLDGRAVVSSDVGNCQMWARTFRKIATPESFMQSGVWNAMSYGLPSAIVAKMEFPERDVVALAGDGAFLMTIGDLPTAAEYGANILAVVLNDGAFGQTYMQESGLYGHTYGTTFQSPDFAGIAKACGCEGIRVSDPKDLDGALRQAKAATKTRPALVEVMVSRKPYHKI
- a CDS encoding B12-binding domain-containing radical SAM protein yields the protein MRFLFVYPNVQRVWAPRLGISVLSAVLKRKGHETALYDSTMVRGPEIAPRFLRKVEEFRPDAVGFSVLSNEWALTRDLLRLPAIKSLPKIVGGHHPTVDAEGCLKHCDYVVRGEGEDALAELLDALGSGKDASRIPNVWSRNLLGMETRNEMRDLIGDLDDYPIPDWNIYAKEHYTRNFLIDVKPGTRIVGQFEGSRGCPYHCTYCSSPHVMSMYKGKGTWRREKSPRRMMEEIKDFEARNGLDMIYFVDEIFLTQLPRLEEMADVFSRHVRKPFLFMERPEMVKEDKIKAAARAGAYSMSIGVESGDEEFRKRVLNRKMEEDVIVEAFALARKHGVRTHAFNMVGLPYEDRGRILASRELMKRVKPDTAQFSIFYPLVGTQLRELCIREGFLDPDNEMPENYYANSVLNMPTMPRGDIIKYQKILEILCGREGLWADFLWWMYETFPVTLTLRRRLKFLGEPARYLRTYGLAGSFRRLAFKFRRRFGKLPPAQNEISQPYFYGQK